From the Theileria equi strain WA chromosome 4 map unlocalized gcontig_1105316255041, whole genome shotgun sequence genome, one window contains:
- a CDS encoding hypothetical protein (encoded by transcript BEWA_046640A) — translation MKILVILCIAYITRLCSCEGLDDIIAKFDGDVTKAQRLIEETKSTLNGAEKVLEEYTKACTKIQNAKKEETEKTIKAFEVARQALEPLEKLDEGNHEQSLGTTPIDAKPEVVEQTAVSSGEDSGGSDVSLHELADGKPTNDAKVKSATNPDTQPPVPSQSPEAIQAALTATASGGPQAQPTPEAFLKATQGHVRGSPIPSVPTGYFSHPPLPSAVKGSHIPSAYTEYLAPPPLPYPNVEGHAIQSEGLSGDIGYFPTPQFQPYSGDGHIDTVSIDPPLPHLYSSAGLSGLKGYTTDVHAGYLPSHPLASTAPSPPFSETGASPGEGSPAPQDVSTPVTLNLDKPDDSKIDTTKNEENNGVKHTIYSPKKDYHISSVVDAGKELWKKAEGYQKFLSAKLSTKENKTLLLISLESGYVYFEKNGNAWKEIKQEQFLKDLHEMRGPGSPTSTVASSQASQ, via the exons atgaagattcttgtaATACTTTGTATAGCCTATATTACAAGGCTCTGTAGTTGTGAAGGTTTAGATGACATAATTGCCAAGTTTGATGGTGACGTAACCAAAGCTCAGAGACTCATAGAAGAGACCAAATCGACTTTAAACGGTGCTGAAAAGGTACTTGAAGAGTATACCAAAGCTTGTACAAAGATACAAAATGCtaaaaaagaagagacaGAGAAAACTATAAAGGCTTTTGAAGTCGCAAGACAGGCTTTAG AACCCCTGGAAAAACTTGATGAAGGTAATCATGAACAATCATTGGGGACTACTCCAATAGACGCTAAACCGGAAGTAGTTGAACAGACTGCTGTTTCTTCAGGTGAGGATTCTGGTGGCTCAGATGTATCCTTACATGAACTTGCAGATGGTAAGCCTACTAATGATGCTAAAGTAAAATCTGCTACTAATCCTGATACTCAACCTCCTGTTCCTTCTCAATCTCCTGAAGCTATTCAAGCTGCTCTTACCGCTACTGCTTCCGGAGGACCTCAAGCTCAACCTACTCCTGAAGCTTTTCTTAAAGCTACTCAAGGTCATGTTCGAGGATCTCCTATTCCCTCTGTACCCACAGGGTATTTTTCACATCCTCCTCTTCCTAGTGCTGTTAAAGGATCTCATATTCCTTCTGCATATACAGAATATCTTGCTCCACCACCTCTCCCTTATCCTAATGTTGAAGGTCATGCTATTCAATCTGAAGGACTCTCTGGAGATATAGGGTATTTCCCAACACCTCAATTTCAACCATATTCTGGTGATGGACATATTGATACCGTTTCTATTGATCCACCTCTACCTCATCTTTATAGTTCTGCTGGTCTATCTGGTCTTAAGGGATATACTACTGATGTACATGCAGGATACCTTCCATCACATCCTCTTGCTTCCACTGCTCCCAGCCCACCTTTTAGTGAAACTGGAGCATCTCCTGGTGAAGGATCTCCAGCTCCTCAGGATGTTAGTACTCCCGTTACTTTAAACCTTGACAAGCCAGACGACTCCAAGATAGATACGACAAAAAATGAggaaaataatggagtaaaGCATACTATATATTCTCCGAAGAAAGACTATCATATATCTTCAGTTGTTGATGCTGGTAAGGAGTTGTGGAAGAAGGCTGAAGGTTATCAAAAGTTTCTATCTGCAAAATTATCGACaaaggaaaataaaactCTACTTCTAATCTCTCTTGAAAGTGGTTATGtgtactttgaaaagaatggtaatgCATGGAAGGAGATAAAGCAGGAGcaatttttaaaggatcTTCACGAAATGAGAGGGCCGGGATCACCTACTTCCACTGTAGCATCTTCTCAAGCGTCTCAATAG
- a CDS encoding hypothetical protein (encoded by transcript BEWA_046630A) gives MVQVNTVDVDIYRGYQGDKIIQQYRQKCYISGNGRVNIDIESRPNLIYYRVITHTPEGGHSIETIKSTHCLTNFSPPPSNKTSVTVFYSLSDPTHETPLIVEFGDLKNEYYTTEDGNKWTKARNITVEHLKKHLDEQNCKRRNFHVIDISKKSSASDYKCPGCNEQVSVSSFSPTSGYTYYTHSIRDYYIGELRYNTEDQTGLTCSSMITKVHVYWYKDDEKPLLICLSGGNSFWYKREALSSKAWTEVSKDRPSSISDEPNILRILLGYHSPEVTINVGYRNGLDRSGKSSTYRDNSETISIRRDDVMVGNKSTGYIGFTHSVSGKSWFKVREIKHGETQLTSIKLPCIFTSVEVYYHGKDPSDEKKLLLIGLEKMNGQNKHVYYSRPLVTGGTWAMEEHSIQLEQNKLRQMLDALKMAHFPESPTTTIVGSSVGSGLGGAGLGALAVWKGPSLLARLITKAL, from the coding sequence ATGGTCCAAGTGAATACTGTTGATGTAGACATTTATAGGGGGTATCAAGGTGATAAAATCATTCAACaatatagacaaaagtGTTATATTAGTGGTAATGGAAGGGTAAATATTGATATAGAGAGTAGGCCAAACCTCATCTATTATCGAGTGATAACACATACTCCAGAAGGTGGACACTCCATTGAAACAATAAAGAGTACCCATTGCCTTACAAATTTCTCACCTCCACCATCTAACAAAACTAGTGTAACGGTCTTCTATTCTCTGTCGGATCCAACTCATGAAACACCACTCATTGTTGAATTTGGTGatttaaagaatgagtaCTACACCACTGAAGATGGTAATAAGTGGACTAAAGCTAGAAACATAACTGTAGAACATCTCAAGAAGCATCTGGATGAGcaaaattgtaaaagaCGCAACTTTCATGttatagacatttccaAGAAGAGTAGTGCTTCCGACTACAAATGTCCAGGTTGTAATGAACAAGTCTCagtatcttcattttcTCCCACATCTGGCTATACCTATTATACACATTCAATTCGTGACTATTACATTGGAGAATTAAGATATAATACAGAAGATCAAACGGGATTAACATGCTCTAGTATGATTACTAAAGTCCATGTGTATTGGTataaggatgatgaaaagcCCCTTCTCATATGCTTATCTGGTGGAAATAGTTTTTGGTACAAAAGAGAAGCTCTTAGCTCCAAAGCTTGGACAGAGGTATCTAAGGATAGACCTAGTAGTATTTCCGATGAGCCAAACATTTTGAGGATTCTCCTTGGGTATCATTCTCCAGAAGTAACAATAAATGTTGGATATAGAAATGGTCTTGATAGAAGTGGAAAATCTAGTACATATCGGGATAACTCAGAGACCATTAGTATTAGAAGGGATGATGTAATGGTAGGGAATAAAAGCACTGGATATATTGGATTTACTCATTCTGTTAGCGGTAAGTCTTGGTTTAAAGTTAGGGAGATTAAACATGGAGAAACTCAACTTACTAGTATAAAATTGCCATGTATCTTTACATCCGTCGAAGTATATTACCATGGAAAAGACCCCTCAGACGAGAAGAAACTTCTGCTGATCGGATTAGAAAAAATGAATGGCCAAAATAAGCATGTATATTATAGCAGACCACTTGTTACGGGAGGCACATGGGCAATGGAAGAACATTCTATTCAATTGGAACAAAATAAACTAAGACAGATGCTGGACGCTCTTAAAATGGCACACTTTCCCGAGTCACCTACTACCACAATCGTTGGGTCATCTGTTGGAAGTGGACTTGGCGGAGCAGGGTTAGGTGCTCTTGCCGTATGGAAGGGACCTTCTCTACTCGCAAGACTAATCACTAAGGCACTATAA
- a CDS encoding conserved hypothetical protein (encoded by transcript BEWA_046620A) gives MLFRLPSCYALCSVLCISHNTHSCFRFSEPALCRYLGKGVHSDAILLVIPSVSKKVIENYDDSLKYIIKKMDKYVATRFSLIVCQTCVYWTDSKSYYFVNFWYSMLPRNFKRNLHKVYLVHPYAAARTLLTYSFGYSNVECVDMIGPLLTKLGLTKAGMLKQFPYVVQRMEEVLLGISTPISPFTELPVLSMRTGHTYKSFPNIPPILSKLLDTIEQHVDIPHLLYLQCPVDALHNTVNEVERIGEFYEYETPAEAVAMLNLILNSQVGGLLGPKAYITVKNSVMQSIGNEDILNSIQNLTNKLPSVQKDYIWCIIKTLRAIARKSGKNGHSVKKISKIYASTFFRPLSNDRDVAKVIPACEYILASMIEKPESFFKKEGSSSKKEPYARLVSGQVKSSSSTKSAASSDKHSSAASTPIRTSGTKEVKHDSLVHTSSASSQEGTTLYGPKDSIKTLKEKSANSGEKRLGSKDQKDKESGRYNKSRNSSRSELSSKKEKRPVYDDESPIVKESRSSYKDEDMDAPISRLSREFAETLKLQKTPSFIGLCDQDLLPNELGGGRTVTRKVTKQLLDDLFARVE, from the exons ATGCTATTCAGGCTCCCTTCATGCTACGCATTATGCTCAGTACTCTGTATTTCGCataatacacattcatGCTTTAGGTTTTCTGAGCCTGCGCTGTGTCGTTACTTGGGAAAGGGAGTGCATTCTGATGCCATCTTATTGGTCATTCCTTCCGTGTCTAAAAAGGTCATTGAAAACTATGATGATTCGTTAAAGTACATAATCAAAAAGATGGACAAGTATGTTGCTACGAGGTTCTCACTCATTGTTTGTCAAACTTGTGTCTATTGGACGGACTCCAAGTCCTACTATTTTGTCAACTTTTGGTACTCGATGCTTCCTAGGAACTTCAAGAGGAACCTGCACAAGGTCTATCTGGTACATCCATATGCAGCCGCTCGCACTCTGCTGACTTATTCGTTTGGGTACTCAAATGTCGAGTGTGTCGATATGATTGGACCTTTGCTTACCAAGCTGGGACTCACCAAGGCCGGAATGCTAAAACAATTTCCATATGTCGttcaaaggatggaagagGTTTTACTAG gtATTTCAACACCAATATCACCATTCACGGAGCTCCCTGTTCTTTCGATGCGTACGGGTCACACTTACAAGTCCTTCCCAAACATTCCCCCGATTCTATCAAAGCTCTTGGATACGATTGAGCAGCATGTGGATATCCCTCACCTCCTCTACTTGCAATGTCCTGTAGATGCCCTCCACAATACGGTCAACGAGGTGGAGCGAATTGGAGAATTCTACGAATACGAGACACCTGCAGAGGCTGTAGCGATGCTAAATCTCATTCTAAACTCCCAAGTTGGAGGTCTCCTTGGTCCAAAGGCGTACATTACGGTAAAGAATTCAGTCATGCAGAGCATAGGCAATGAGGATATTCTCAATAGCATACAGAATCTGACAAATAAATTGCCATCGGTCCAAAAGGACTACATTTGGTGCATAATCAAGACACTCAGAGCAATTGCCAGAAAGTCCGGAAAAAATGGTCACAGCGTAAAGAAAATTTCAAAGATTTACGCCTCCACGTTCTTTAGGCCGCTTTCAAATGATCGGGACGTTGCCAAGGTCATTCCTGCATGCGAATACATTTTGGCCAGCATGATTGAAAAGCCAGAgtcattctttaaaaaggagggttcttcatcaaaaaaGGAACCGTACGCTAGGCTGGTTTCTGGCCAAGTCAAGTCCAGCAGCTCCACTAAATCCGCAGCTTCGTCGGATAAGCACAGCAGTGCCGCATCAACCCCAATTAGAACAAGTGGGACCAAAGAAGTCAAACATGACTCCCTAGTGCACACAAGTTCGGCATCTTCCCAGGAGGGAACCACGCTCTATGGTCCAAAGGATTCCATTAAAACTCTCAAGGAGAAATCAGCAAACTCGGGGGAAAAACGTCTAGGATCAAAAGATCAAAAGGACAAGGAGTCCGGAAGATACAACAAGTCTAGAAACAGCTCTAGGTCTGAATTGAGTTCAAAAAAGGAGAAGCGACCAGTTTATGATGACGAGTCGCCAATTGTAAAGGAATCTCGGTCATCATACAAGGACGAGGACATGGATGCACCTATATCAAGACTCTCGAGAGAGTTTGCAGAGACCCTCAAGCTCCAAAAGACTCCATCGTTTATAGGACTCTGCGATCAAGACTTGCTTCCCAATGAACTTGGAGGAGGAAGGACAGTGACTCGCAAGGTGACAAAACAGCTGTTGGACGATCTCTTTGCAAGGGTTGAGTAG